The sequence tggtgaatgtccgactggttcagtaacctgaatctgaccgggcccgtaacggttaatcagctacaccccttaacgcgacagaGGCCAGGGGCTGTGAGGCTCCGTGCCGGCGGGGAGGGCTCCGAGGGGGCCTGGGGacctggcacagggcagcggGGCAGTGGGAAGTGGCTCTTCCCGCTGtcccctcctctctctttcccttctccccactcCTCACTCCCCATGCTCTGTgtggccccggccccagcccagGGGAGTCCCTGGGCACCGTGCTCAGCCCCAAGCTGGGCCGCAGCTGCACGAATGTCACCACCCCAAGGGTTCCTGCCACCACCTGAGGGTCCCTGCCACCCCGCTGCCTTCCCCTGTGTCTGTAATCCTGTGCAGACTGAGGCTGAGACTGAGGAAACAGACCAGTGGCTCTGTTTCCCCGCAGCACCTCGcttttccagcttttattttgaatttctgttcCTTGCTGCTGTCCATGCACTGCTGTGGCTGCACACGCGGCAGTGCGATCCATGGGACCCCGTCTGTCGCAGTGCCACTGCAGCCtgacccagctgcagcccacGAGCCCTTCACACAGCGGGGGCACACAGAGCCCCGCAGCCTCCAGTTGCCAGCAGTGAGGCTTCAGAACCATCGCCGCTTTTAGTGAAAATCCCTTCTGCTGTCAGTGATGCTCCCAGCATCTGGGTGCCTGCTGACGGAGCCCTGGGTGTCTGCTTTTTTCTCCGCAGCGTGACCGTGGCCGTCCGTCGTGTGTACATGCAGCCCGGGGTCAGTGGGGCCTTGGAGATGAGGCTGATCCTGGCTGGGAAGGCTGGTGGGGGGAAAAGCGCCATGGGGAACACCATCCTCGGGGAATGCGTCTTTGAGTCCAAGCTGTCCACCCAGCCAGTGACCGTGAGCTGTGCGAGTGCACAGGGGCACTGGGACGGCGAGGACTTCACGGTGGTTGACACGGCCGACATTTTCAACCCCGAAGGTGCCAGCAGTGAGGTGCACCAAGAAATTATCCAGTGCATCAGGCTGTCCTCCCCGGGCCCCCACGCGCTGCTGCTGGTGACCCAGCTGGGCCGATTCACCCAGGAGGACGAGGAGGCCGCAGAGAGACTGCAGGACATCTTTGGAGCTGATGTTCTGGGGCACACGATTGTCATATTCACCCGTGCGGAAGAGCTCGTGGGGGGGTCTCTGCACGATTATGTGAAGTATTCCAAAAACAGGGCTCTCCGCGAGCTGATCGAGAGATGCGGGAACAGGTACTGTGGCTTCAAGAACCAGGCAGATGGAGCCGAACGGGACTAGCAGGTCGCGGAGCTGATGGGGATGGTCCGCTGCATGGTGCGGGTGAATGGGGACAGGTACTACAGCAATGAGATGTACCTGGAGCCCAATTTAACAGAAGAGCAGGTGGAGTATCACATGGAGATGtacagagcaggcaggaaaagTATTGGGTTTTTCAGTCTGTCTTACAGGAGACCTATTGTGATTTGTGGGATGATTCTCCTTGCCATTGCGGTTGGtgtcattatttttcttatttggtgGGAGCGATGAATCCCAGTACCACAGAGCCACTGAACacctggggctggaggcaccTCTGGACACCGCTCCAGCTGCCCAGGACCGTGTCCACTGGGTGTTggacatctccagggatggagacccCAGCACcgctctgggcagcctgtgccagtgctcagacACCCGCACAGCAAAAAAAGACTTTCCTGATGTCTCAGCGGGCATCCttgtgcctccagcagtgccaATGCCCTTGTGTCCAGGCTCTGCGAACCCCACCAGGCATTCACACACACAGACGGGAACCCCCGagcccccttccccaggctgagcagccccagctcccagcctctgcccGTCTTGCAGATGACTCCTTGTCCTGGTGCAATGGAACCAACTCTTCCTTGGAAAAGAAGAGCAATTGTCTATTTTTATTGAGCTTCCCCTTAATCAATTGTCATATATGTAGtacgggaaaaaaaaatatgtttttcttttaacttagGCTCCCTTTGATCAGCTACAGAATGCTCCTTCTGGAAGAAACCAAGGAAAGTTGCCAATAGCAAGTAGCCTCAGGTTGTGCTTCGGTGATGTGAACATTTTGAGAATCAAGGTTGTATTTTTGCAATAGAAGTTGTTTTTGCACTGGAATAtccactaaccttgcatattcaaatgTGATTGTGCAGCCATTGCAGCAGCATAGCACTAgttaagcagataaggggaaggtcccactgtcccaaCATAAGAAACAAAGCTATGAAAAATGGGAGGAGTAGtacaaaataagtaaaaacaaGAATCACAGGCCCTCTAAtcacaagagaagaaaaaaaaagaaaaaaaaaaaaaaggaaaaggataaatCAATGgctggtcaaataaaattgtacctATATGGTATAGAAGTGCgtcataataaggagaaatgctaagcaCATGTAGGTAAGTGAACAGTAGAAAGCATCTCTGTTTCAAAATGAGGtggaagcttgagaaaaacaggatgagcagtgtgtgAATAGTAAAATAAAGATCACAGgttcttaaaacaaaagaaaaaaaaaaaaaaaaaggaaaagggagaaattaaagggttgaaagaaagaaaaattgtacacGTATCATATAAAGGAGTgtcgagtagcttgtgaacctgtagtactcagagaatgaggaaacaggggaggcaATGAGGTgtcgggtaatagggaataaaaggttatgatgTGTTTACTATAATGCGCTCCTAACTAGCAGGACGCCTGCCACTGCAATCGTGAacaaaatagcttcacagaacatcctgtctgaagaaaattatttgagattttccTCACAAGAAtgcccaccattgcaatcgcgaTTAAAATAGCTTCATGGAAGGTCCCGTctaagaaaattattgagatttttATCACACCATCAATAGATAAAAGGGGTTAGGGTGCTTCATCAGGAACACCACCAAGGACCCCCACAGAAAGGAAGGCATGCACAGAAGGGCCTGAAAAGGAGCCATTAAGAATGATGCCGCATGAGCACAAAACTGAGGTAGATTAGAATGAATTTGTATTAGATCGCTGAATAGTCATGAATTTAATGTCTCCATGGAGCCAGGAAGTTGACATCAGCTGTGCTTGATCTGTGGAAACTGCACCGAGCTCTGAGGcctgaataaaagcaatatCTCTCCTGAGTGCATGCGAATTGGCTTATTGCACACCAGGTGAAggatcatagagtcatagaatggttggggttgggagggaccttaaagatcatccaactCTACCCCCCCTGAAACAGACAAGGCTGCCTCCCCCCAGAtgaggttggccaaggccccatccagcctggccttgatcacctccagggatggggcatccacagcttctcttggcaacaTGTGCCTCACCACcgtctgagtgaagaatttcttcctaacatccaatctaaatctcccctctttcagtttaaaaccatttccccttgtcctatcattatctacacaattaaagagtccctctccatcctttttataagaacCCTTCGAGcactgaaaggccacaatgaggtctccacGGAGCCttctttggatggcatcccttccttctcttgtgctgactgcaccactcagcttggtgccATCTACAAACTTACATCATGACACATTACAATCATGCCTGGCACTTGGTCCTTGTACATCCACGTGTGTGGTGTGAGCAGAGGATGGCAAAACCCTTCTTGCTATGCCAAGCCAAGCCATGTCGTTCCAGCTTCACCCAGCCAAGGTCTCCGGCTTCCCAGCGCAACAGGTGATCACAGAGCAATGCagagacagagcagcagagaagaattACACGTCGCCAGACACCCATTGCACTCTCGCAGCCTGTCAGGAGAGCAATGGCACGGGCCAAGGGACAAGGTAGGTCAGTGACGGGACAGGAGGAAACAtcaagagaggaaggagagagtgATCTTCAGAGCACGGCAGGAAAGGCACAAGAGAGGAAACATCGCCCGTCTGACCAAAGCCTTGTTGGCTAGAGTATAGTACAATACTTTCCAAAAGCCGTCCGTGTGTCTTTCTCCAGCATTTCTCGCGTGTAACACGGAGcatctttgttcttctttacCATCTCATCAATCATTGTAATGAGGTCTGCAACCTGCTGTTCCTTTGTCTGTCCTGTTGCTATGTTGCTGAAAGCAATGTACctatttccacattttcctgCCATCCCCTTGAGGTACATGCTTGTTTCCACGAAATCGCGGATATCATCTGGACTCCCAAGATCTTCTGCTCGGGTGAATAACAGGATCATgtacttctgtgcttcagtgtgGAAAATCTTTGTCACCCACTCAGCCACTTCCACCTCTTCTTTACTGATGTGGGCCAGTTGCATCACCAGGATGATAGCATGCACCCCTCCATAGAAGTGACGAAGAGCATTTCCAATCAGTTCAGCTATTTCCCTATTGGCTCTGTTGGTGTCAAAAGGGCCAGGAGTGTCAATAACGGCAATTTCTCTTCCACGGAATGAGGCAGTGTCTGAACTGTAGCTCTTGGTCACTGAATATGCTGACACCATAGATTCAAATGCTTTCTTCCCAAGGATGGTGTTCCCTGTCGCACTCTTCCCACTTCCAGTTTTGCCCACGAGCAGGATGTTCAGCCTGCGTCCTGGGGGAACAACCAGAGACACGTGTCTGAACTCCACAGCCCTGTGGTGCCGGGACACCCCCTGCACACCATGCTCCCAGgggtgagaaggaaaggctttttactgcaaaaacacaggaATTAGGGTTAGCGGCCCCAGCAGTGGTCCCCAGGGACCATCAGGAGCAACACAAGTGACCCCAGGGGCGTCTGGATAAGGCTGCCTCAGAGGGCCAGCACCCAGACCTCTtccaaaggcagaaagagaaagtaGAAGTGCATgtggcagctccccagcagcctgggaaTGCTCAGAGTGCTCAAACGGCCGGGCTGAAGCACTCCCTTTACAAGAAGTCACATGCTGAACAAGAAACACCCTCTGGATTCTGTGCTGGATTACCGCAGGCCCTTGgcctgccctgcacagccccagcagggccagagcTGGCTCAGGCACACAGATAGCGAGGTTTTGGGGCAGGACTTTGCACCCTGCGCTGTGCCTCCGGCTGTAACCAACGGCTGCTGCCCCATCTGCCCtgagcctggcacagcacagcctaaGGAGTGTGAAGAGGAGAGGCAGCCTCGGGAAATCCTCGAGCCCGTGGCCTCCCCAGTATCAAACTTATACTAACTAATATCTATAAAACATTAATTGGGTGACACAATATGTTCAAAATCCCAGTTGCAGTTGGTGACCATCCAAAGAGTGTATCCCACCAGTTGTGATTTGtgtcttgttttgctctttgcCTTTGTATCATGATGGAGAGTGAATAGAGTGTACGTTGTGTTGTTAGACTTGATCAACTGGCGGGATACCACTGGTGCCAAATATAGAAAATGACACCTGACGATTCTAACATagttacaaatacaaaagttagaatgatttttgctaGGGAGAGTTATGTTCTCCTtatctacttctacaaaatcacaagcagttcttaaacacacacagccttgACCGATATATACAAGCACAGTCTTTTGActagtatttggatgaatttcaaagtggcaGACACCTTGTTCCGTGTCAAGACATACATCCTGAGCATCAATTGTattgctttcacaaataaatccttgttgttcCCGGGTAACACATGATTCTAGATTTACAGACTGCCATCTCCCATTCTCCATCCGTGCCCATGTTCTATGCTCCGAAGGACAGAGCACTGTCTCCTCATGGTTTAATCCTAGTGCAATGATGGGGTGGATAACATAAACTGTGCCATTACGTATAGTAAGCACAAAGGCAGTAGCCGTGTTAACAATGGGATCATAGGTAAAATTTACCAGAGTTCACCAAGATTGGAActtcttctcaaaatcattAGCATTGTCCCAAACAGTCTTTTggacttcagctggaaaaatgccttcacttcTTTCCCTAATGATCAAGGCAGCCATTGCCTGAATCCATAACCGTGCTTGTAAACAACTAAGAGCTAAAGATGTATTATCTTGAACCATACTACGTGCATCTATTATTAGTCTGTGGTCTTGGTTTTCAGCCTTTTCCCATCTCAGTAACACCTTTGAAACTTGCCATTGGCTAGTTCCCAATGCCATTAAGGATGACTGTAAGGgctgttttagttttgtctCACTGTTGTAGGAAGTACAGCCAAAAACAGCTAATGACTACAGTCtgtgttaatataaaattataccaGCAATCTGATTTACCTGGGCAGATGCAACCTTCTTGTTGGCCACTTTTGGAAATCGGTTTTACTAAAATCCCCGTTACTTTCTCGTGGGTCGTTCCATTAATCATTCAGCaccctattttaattttgtcccCTACGGTTCTTTGGTGTGTCCattctttccctattttttgCCATTCTTATCATGTATATAAAAGGTCACCATTTGTTCACCAAATAACCACAACTGCTAACTTTCCATTAATGCTCTATCTTCTGTTGTTACAGCTTCGGACCAAGGCCGCTAACCATTCTCTATTATCCTAGAGGCACCTTCTTGAATCACAACTACAATTTATAAgccatagaaataaaacaattctgttaaCTAGACTCCTGCTGACTATGTTACTAACTACTCCTGACCATAATGTCCTCATTTTACTCGACTGagctttagtttcagttcaCCATTACCTGGCATTACTTTCCAGGGGGTTCTGGAGCTTTCTTCACTTGAGAATGGTGAATCCAGGCACTCCATTCCTTGATCTTAGTTGTGGTGAGGGCTGTAAGGAGCACCTGGTATAGTCCTTCCCACTGTGGCTTCAAAGTTTTCTCTACAAGAGACTTAGTTACCTCTCAGGCTTTGGCAGTCCTAGTGGGGAAAGCCTCTGGCCATCCTGAAAAGGAATCTGTCTGTTAACACCAGTAAATATTGAcaccccccccttttcttgAAAGTTCAGAAAGgtcaatttgccactgttgcccgGGCCCATGGCCTTTTCCAATTTGACACAGTTTTGGTTTGGGGGCAATTTTGGGTTTAGTCTGGAGACAAAGATCACATTGTTCAGTTATTTGGG comes from Aythya fuligula isolate bAytFul2 chromosome 2, bAytFul2.pri, whole genome shotgun sequence and encodes:
- the LOC116486359 gene encoding LOW QUALITY PROTEIN: GTPase IMAP family member 6-like (The sequence of the model RefSeq protein was modified relative to this genomic sequence to represent the inferred CDS: substituted 1 base at 1 genomic stop codon), giving the protein MRLILAGKAGGGKSAMGNTILGECVFESKLSTQPVTVSCASAQGHWDGEDFTVVDTADIFNPEGASSEVHQEIIQCIRLSSPGPHALLLVTQLGRFTQEDEEAAERLQDIFGADVLGHTIVIFTRAEELVGGSLHDYVKYSKNRALRELIERCGNRYCGFKNQADGAERDXQVAELMGMVRCMVRVNGDRYYSNEMYLEPNLTEEQVEYHMEMYRAGRKSIGFFSLSYRRPIVICGMILLAIAVGVIIFLIWWER